The following are from one region of the Natronosporangium hydrolyticum genome:
- a CDS encoding CapA family protein — translation MEISLTRVRAVRYQMPLKRAYGTARGVTTAGVNFLLVLGAEGSGQPFEGLGECQPRHALTGDGGKDRVSAWQFLCAATDALAGRRLRFDGPAEAVASVRSAMAELNPIAVAHAEEQDRDRPFRGTLLGIETALLDVVSHALGIQLADLLGRQRDDIGISISTISSSNDLAQVKEKTIKQVRFPMTRVKGTGDIAYDLSLLGVVTEANRSVGRERPIWIDINEALDYDGAVRLLTEIADRMGRGELPASIVVEGMLPKRDVDQLPQLQRVADERCQALGSDQPLDLRVMPDEGMWDVDDLTRLNALGGCRAINIKAPKAGGLLASLDLANAAVAADPEVHVCIGGMVGTSDVTAWALHSLARALPRVDYLTTVPPQNVQERISEPLAKYHAKDSNIIARQTTPGLGTRLRWDKLAPYVEATYEAATAAAGPLAQVDGPEPEPISASELPDLSGVAFKTLVFGGDTSLGDVYVDRAGGSLRHRLDENPMSFVADLQPLVADHDALILNLETVLADHPVSPFEGDKPYLGWDSPQRTIDCLTRLGVDAVSLANNHTMDYGAEHLLATKQQLEAAGIQAFGAGASGAEAAEPLTLRLDFDGVERRVHVIGAMQIQAKLRDQYQFYAGSRQPGVHSMAIQRVATAITELRRTDPSSLIVVFPHWGRNYQWVNEAQQRAAAAFVDAGADLIIGHGAHMLQQCSFGRQHAVVYSLGNFQFNWGGRFDKHDAPPYGLVARVNAGVRAGGWVVDLRLYPITSDNRATNHRPSPVDEASFEALWSALVSHDLDHSFQRLAHRGRDEYGFYLGYAFTTAAVTPTTDPGANGENVYDDPESTALLRMLDQRLLPSLLIAKEAELDGASIDWLASDTFVASLGEQRLLFKGNRCLESVPATKVVRDKGILKRLLNDAGVSTAPGGVAQSLADAEDLFRTLDGPVVVKPAMGDRGAGVSVNVTDIDHLRAAYDRADAEGGVLVERFVAGTEFRCVATNHECVAVCGRDAPNVIGDGVHTIAQLIDTKNQRRRRNPHLQNRPIRVNDNLDTLLSRAGLSLASIPGKDDKVYVGGAANFSVGGDSIDYSDEVPEVLKQTAVAAVKAVPGLNWGGVDAILRPGQDGDREEVYVLEINVNAGIGGFHYPLYGRPRNLARSIWQLRRGRVADFGAEQRTVGDGIGKAGRRPGTMSPTAFAHRDASATVTIKDLLSDYLTTGKVAYEDLAPDLRRLAGDQDQLIFGCAGTADLSLVAQVINRRGQLRRLLRLAEIRIPKGQPVSSVVDLSARLAQFDTPVALLPARGGAGWRAGTVLAPSAGPDEINAAWDGLADEAGFLQSRRPGLRVRVLATDREAYAFVLPAGTAAALLTPEVVPSLARSAAQAVRAIPELRWAAVDLLAPVRTAGGLNAQRVTVEGLTTTPTFSPDDQVVAGSIAGFFDAVLPAGFVRRRPQPRRLRMPWQRTSADRVTGTDRS, via the coding sequence GTGGAGATTTCGCTTACCCGGGTGCGGGCGGTCCGCTACCAGATGCCGCTGAAGCGGGCCTACGGCACCGCCAGGGGGGTCACCACTGCCGGGGTCAACTTCCTACTGGTGCTGGGTGCCGAAGGCAGCGGCCAGCCGTTCGAAGGGCTCGGCGAGTGCCAACCCCGCCACGCGCTGACCGGGGACGGCGGCAAGGACCGGGTCTCCGCTTGGCAGTTCCTCTGCGCGGCGACCGATGCGCTGGCGGGCCGCCGGCTCCGCTTCGATGGGCCGGCCGAGGCGGTTGCGAGCGTCCGGTCCGCCATGGCCGAGCTGAACCCGATCGCCGTCGCCCACGCGGAGGAGCAGGACAGGGATCGACCGTTCCGCGGCACGCTGCTAGGCATCGAGACCGCGCTGCTGGATGTGGTCTCCCACGCCCTCGGGATACAGCTCGCGGACCTGCTCGGCCGGCAGCGCGACGACATCGGGATCAGCATCTCCACCATCTCCTCCAGCAACGACCTGGCGCAGGTGAAGGAAAAGACCATCAAGCAGGTCCGGTTCCCGATGACCCGGGTCAAGGGCACCGGCGACATCGCGTACGACCTCTCGCTGCTCGGTGTGGTGACCGAGGCGAACCGCTCGGTCGGCCGGGAGCGGCCGATCTGGATCGACATCAACGAGGCGCTCGACTACGACGGGGCGGTCCGGCTGCTTACCGAGATCGCCGACCGGATGGGCCGCGGCGAGCTCCCGGCGTCGATCGTGGTGGAGGGGATGCTTCCGAAACGGGATGTGGACCAGCTCCCGCAGCTGCAGCGGGTCGCCGACGAACGCTGCCAGGCGCTCGGCTCGGACCAGCCGCTCGATCTTCGGGTCATGCCGGACGAGGGCATGTGGGACGTGGACGACCTGACCCGGCTGAACGCGCTCGGCGGCTGCCGGGCGATCAACATCAAGGCCCCGAAGGCAGGCGGGCTGCTGGCCAGCCTGGACCTCGCGAACGCGGCGGTCGCCGCCGACCCGGAGGTCCACGTCTGCATCGGGGGGATGGTCGGCACCAGCGACGTCACTGCTTGGGCCCTGCACAGCCTCGCCCGGGCGCTGCCCCGGGTGGACTACCTGACCACTGTCCCGCCGCAGAACGTGCAGGAGCGGATCTCCGAGCCGCTGGCGAAGTACCATGCGAAGGACAGCAACATCATCGCCCGCCAGACCACGCCAGGGCTGGGCACGCGGCTGCGCTGGGACAAGCTCGCCCCCTATGTCGAGGCGACTTACGAGGCTGCGACGGCAGCTGCCGGCCCGCTGGCCCAGGTCGATGGACCGGAGCCCGAACCGATCAGCGCATCCGAGTTACCGGACCTCTCCGGAGTGGCTTTCAAGACCCTCGTGTTCGGCGGGGACACCAGCCTCGGCGACGTTTACGTAGACCGGGCCGGCGGCTCCCTGCGGCACCGGCTTGACGAAAATCCGATGTCCTTCGTCGCCGACCTCCAGCCGCTCGTGGCTGACCACGACGCGCTCATCCTCAATCTGGAGACTGTGCTGGCAGACCATCCGGTAAGCCCGTTCGAGGGCGACAAACCCTATCTCGGGTGGGATTCGCCGCAGCGGACGATCGACTGTCTGACCCGACTGGGCGTCGACGCTGTCAGCCTGGCCAACAACCACACCATGGATTACGGCGCGGAGCACCTCCTCGCGACCAAGCAACAACTGGAGGCAGCAGGCATCCAGGCTTTCGGCGCCGGAGCCTCAGGGGCCGAAGCAGCCGAGCCCTTGACGCTGCGGCTCGACTTCGACGGCGTGGAGCGGCGGGTCCATGTCATCGGCGCCATGCAGATCCAAGCCAAGCTGCGAGACCAGTACCAGTTCTACGCCGGGTCTCGGCAGCCGGGCGTACACAGCATGGCGATCCAGCGTGTGGCGACCGCGATCACCGAGCTACGCCGCACCGACCCCAGCTCGCTAATTGTGGTTTTTCCGCACTGGGGCCGGAACTATCAGTGGGTGAACGAGGCTCAGCAACGGGCCGCGGCCGCGTTTGTCGATGCGGGGGCCGACCTCATCATCGGGCACGGTGCACACATGCTGCAGCAGTGTTCGTTCGGCCGGCAGCACGCCGTGGTCTACTCGCTTGGGAACTTCCAGTTCAACTGGGGCGGCCGATTCGATAAGCACGATGCTCCCCCGTACGGTCTGGTCGCCCGGGTGAATGCGGGAGTACGGGCCGGTGGCTGGGTGGTCGACCTGCGGCTGTACCCGATCACCAGCGACAACCGTGCCACCAACCACCGACCCAGTCCAGTCGACGAGGCGAGCTTCGAGGCGCTCTGGTCCGCGTTGGTCAGCCACGACCTCGACCACTCGTTCCAGCGCCTGGCGCATCGAGGTCGGGACGAGTACGGGTTCTACCTCGGCTACGCCTTCACCACGGCGGCGGTCACACCCACCACAGATCCCGGCGCAAATGGGGAGAACGTCTACGACGATCCAGAGTCGACTGCACTGCTGCGGATGCTTGACCAACGGCTCCTGCCGTCGCTGCTGATCGCCAAGGAAGCCGAGCTCGATGGTGCGAGCATCGACTGGTTGGCCAGCGACACCTTCGTCGCCAGCCTCGGTGAGCAACGGCTGCTATTCAAGGGGAACCGCTGCCTCGAATCTGTCCCCGCCACGAAGGTGGTCCGCGACAAGGGAATACTCAAACGGCTGCTGAACGATGCCGGAGTCAGCACCGCACCGGGTGGGGTGGCACAATCACTGGCGGACGCCGAGGACCTCTTTCGGACCTTGGACGGCCCGGTGGTGGTTAAACCGGCCATGGGCGACCGGGGCGCCGGAGTATCTGTCAACGTCACCGATATCGACCACCTGCGGGCGGCCTACGACCGGGCGGACGCGGAGGGTGGCGTACTTGTCGAGCGCTTTGTCGCCGGCACCGAGTTCCGGTGTGTGGCCACCAACCACGAGTGCGTGGCGGTCTGCGGTCGTGATGCGCCGAATGTGATCGGCGACGGTGTCCACACCATCGCCCAACTGATCGATACCAAGAATCAACGGCGACGCCGAAATCCCCACCTACAGAACCGCCCGATACGCGTCAACGACAATCTCGACACCCTCCTGAGCAGGGCGGGACTGAGTTTGGCGTCAATCCCGGGAAAGGACGACAAGGTCTACGTGGGCGGTGCCGCCAACTTTTCAGTAGGCGGTGATAGCATCGACTACTCCGACGAGGTACCGGAAGTTTTGAAGCAGACCGCGGTTGCCGCAGTGAAGGCCGTCCCTGGCTTGAATTGGGGTGGTGTAGATGCGATTCTCCGGCCGGGTCAGGATGGCGACCGGGAAGAAGTCTATGTCCTTGAGATCAACGTCAATGCCGGCATTGGCGGCTTCCACTATCCGCTGTACGGAAGGCCGCGCAACCTCGCTCGATCGATCTGGCAACTTCGCCGCGGTCGGGTCGCTGATTTCGGTGCTGAGCAGCGAACCGTGGGAGACGGCATTGGAAAGGCAGGCCGCCGGCCGGGGACGATGAGCCCCACCGCCTTCGCGCATAGAGATGCGTCGGCCACAGTCACGATCAAGGATCTGCTCTCGGACTACCTCACCACCGGCAAGGTTGCGTACGAGGACTTGGCGCCAGACCTACGACGACTCGCCGGCGATCAGGACCAGCTCATCTTCGGCTGCGCGGGCACTGCGGACCTGTCACTCGTGGCCCAGGTCATCAACCGTCGCGGCCAGCTACGGAGACTACTACGCCTCGCAGAGATCCGGATTCCCAAGGGGCAGCCGGTGTCGTCCGTTGTGGACTTGTCCGCCCGATTGGCGCAGTTTGACACCCCGGTCGCGTTGCTGCCAGCGCGGGGCGGGGCGGGATGGCGGGCAGGGACGGTTCTCGCTCCCTCCGCCGGTCCGGACGAGATCAACGCGGCCTGGGATGGCTTGGCGGACGAAGCTGGATTTCTTCAATCTCGGCGGCCAGGGCTCCGGGTCAGGGTCCTGGCCACCGACCGCGAAGCGTACGCATTCGTGCTTCCCGCCGGCACCGCCGCTGCCCTACTCACCCCCGAGGTCGTGCCATCACTGGCGCGGTCGGCGGCTCAAGCGGTTCGGGCCATCCCGGAGCTGCGTTGGGCCGCCGTGGATCTGCTCGCGCCAGTGCGAACCGCAGGCGGTTTGAACGCGCAGCGCGTCACTGTCGAAGGGCTGACCACCACCCCGACTTTCTCCCCCGACGATCAGGTGGTCGCCGGTAGCATCGCCGGGTTCTTCGACGCGGTGCTGCCTGCCGGCTTCGTACGGCGGCGGCCACAGCCTCGACGGCTTCGAATGCCCTGGCAACGCACGTCGGCCGACCGGGTGACAGGCACCGACCGGTCTTGA
- a CDS encoding peptidoglycan-binding domain-containing protein — protein MPTWLLGGIWAAKSGYHSSRAYNQANHPGNYSIRLSLDLQGPSDKAAAIDYTMSDAEMRRRTGYLRDGVERNDPRLYAVREFYGTVNSSTVFGRIKDSRTGSWRVSSADSSHLWHIHISFFRAYVNVWNELSPVLSVLSGESLSAWQDRQGSGGDDNAIVAPSGSPALQVTSPVTQEARVGQLQRALNELGENLTVDNRYTQAVADAVRRMQQAAGIPADGIYGTQSQQALATFLEEGMPITSSELQSIAEAVWYYRLPWTDAWVRDTWGLREDGWRALTIQQSSYGHSRRGSEESLRSVELSEAILAAVTGGGQQEILQRIDSHHETQMAAIAQAADEAVSGRVELLSLVQQAQAGEIAAEAVVDELARRLAVAPAPA, from the coding sequence GTGCCCACGTGGCTCCTGGGGGGCATCTGGGCGGCGAAGTCTGGCTATCACTCAAGTCGCGCCTACAACCAGGCCAACCACCCCGGCAACTACTCGATCCGGCTGTCGCTTGACCTGCAGGGTCCGAGTGACAAGGCCGCGGCGATCGACTACACCATGTCCGACGCCGAGATGCGCCGACGGACCGGATACCTGCGCGACGGCGTCGAGCGGAACGATCCTCGCCTCTACGCCGTGCGCGAGTTCTACGGCACCGTCAACAGCTCCACGGTCTTCGGGCGGATCAAGGACAGCCGCACCGGGTCGTGGCGGGTGAGCAGCGCCGACAGCTCCCACCTGTGGCACATTCATATCAGTTTCTTCCGGGCGTACGTCAACGTCTGGAACGAGCTGTCGCCGGTGCTCTCGGTCCTGTCCGGAGAGTCGTTGTCGGCCTGGCAGGACCGGCAGGGATCCGGCGGTGACGATAACGCGATCGTCGCGCCGTCGGGTTCCCCGGCACTGCAGGTCACCAGCCCGGTGACGCAGGAGGCCAGGGTCGGGCAGCTACAGCGGGCGCTCAACGAGCTCGGCGAGAACCTGACTGTGGACAACCGCTACACGCAAGCCGTCGCCGACGCGGTGCGGCGGATGCAACAAGCGGCCGGGATCCCGGCCGATGGAATCTACGGAACCCAGAGCCAGCAGGCTCTGGCGACCTTCTTGGAGGAAGGCATGCCTATCACCAGCAGCGAACTGCAGAGCATCGCCGAGGCGGTCTGGTATTACCGGCTGCCCTGGACCGACGCTTGGGTTCGGGACACCTGGGGCCTCCGTGAGGACGGCTGGCGAGCACTGACCATTCAACAGTCGAGCTACGGGCATTCCCGGCGCGGCTCCGAGGAGTCCCTCCGGTCGGTAGAGCTGAGTGAGGCGATTCTGGCTGCCGTGACCGGCGGCGGCCAGCAGGAGATCCTGCAACGGATCGACTCTCATCACGAGACGCAGATGGCAGCGATCGCGCAAGCCGCGGACGAAGCCGTCTCCGGGAGAGTGGAACTCCTCAGTCTGGTGCAGCAGGCCCAGGCCGGAGAAATTGCGGCGGAAGCGGTGGTCGACGAGCTGGCTCGGCGTCTCGCAGTAGCCCCCGCACCGGCGTGA
- a CDS encoding aspartate/glutamate racemase family protein → MSLGVLGGMGPAATADFLLRLARLTPADRDQDHLPTIVYSDPRTPDRSDAILGQGPSPLPAMLRGIEFLNRAGCGLLVVPCNSAHYWYAELAAAATAPLLHIADVTADRLRALPGVTRVGLLATDGTVHAGIYQSRLAAAGIATLDLTDGDAVSPVLAGIRRMKAGDSKTAGEQLLAAGAKLVRLGAEALIIGCTDISAALPSVTELAGAPVVDTADCLARATVDTCRLNR, encoded by the coding sequence GTGTCGCTCGGCGTTCTCGGGGGGATGGGGCCGGCTGCTACCGCCGACTTCCTCCTGAGGCTCGCCCGGCTTACGCCGGCCGACCGGGACCAAGATCATCTGCCTACGATCGTCTACTCCGATCCGCGTACCCCGGACCGGTCCGACGCGATCCTCGGGCAGGGGCCGAGCCCGCTGCCGGCGATGCTGCGCGGGATCGAGTTCCTCAATCGAGCCGGCTGCGGGTTGCTGGTGGTGCCCTGCAACAGCGCCCACTACTGGTATGCGGAGCTGGCGGCCGCGGCCACCGCGCCGCTGCTGCACATCGCCGACGTCACCGCGGACCGGCTCCGGGCACTGCCCGGCGTCACCCGGGTGGGGCTGCTGGCGACCGACGGCACCGTCCACGCCGGCATCTATCAGTCGAGGTTGGCCGCGGCCGGCATCGCCACCCTGGACCTGACCGACGGCGACGCGGTCAGCCCGGTGCTGGCCGGCATCCGCAGGATGAAGGCGGGAGACTCCAAAACCGCCGGTGAGCAGCTGTTGGCGGCCGGCGCAAAGCTGGTCCGGCTCGGCGCCGAGGCGCTGATCATCGGGTGTACAGACATCTCGGCGGCGCTCCCCTCGGTTACCGAGCTGGCCGGTGCGCCCGTAGTGGACACGGCGGACTGCCTGGCCCGCGCCACGGTGGACACATGCCGGCTGAATAGATGA
- a CDS encoding helix-turn-helix domain-containing protein: MAGSLDMDALVPAWFACRLLGIPKQTFRSWVSSGKLTPVADADDGHPLYRYGDVLEVERATRQSRKSSRNPHRGAEPNHP; the protein is encoded by the coding sequence ATGGCGGGATCTCTCGACATGGACGCGCTCGTTCCGGCGTGGTTCGCCTGTCGGCTGCTCGGAATTCCAAAGCAGACTTTTCGGTCCTGGGTCAGCTCGGGCAAGTTGACGCCGGTCGCCGACGCCGACGACGGCCATCCCCTCTACCGCTACGGCGATGTCCTCGAGGTGGAGCGGGCGACCCGACAAAGCCGGAAATCCTCGCGTAACCCGCACCGCGGGGCGGAGCCCAACCACCCTTAG
- a CDS encoding acylphosphatase — protein MTLQLTRVRATSYRRRRDHNFLVQLRGETSDGTQLEGLGDCHPRGARTRDKAPLSWQLVGDCLQQLEERRLTVDDPAQAALTVREVMAEWSTLAETYQQRAEELAREQRRTQFRSGRPKAVAKRLAKRTLRAVFDAATSWRRPRPFHGTLLGLEAALVDLVSRAIERPPATLLGERAHGVLQAMPQPPGSPDRREEIFETVLRRVLDYVAFPAPVAPSHDGRPATVYDEVQFLKPLGSNGTKGHLLEREALALGLRTTRFSKGAFTATDGEHPPLVFKWSRSPRSSAVSLALCTHKEATRMRLRRAGVPVPKGRTFTNGDFASARAFAERIGYPVVVKPAMGVRGIGVVANIADERELNIAFDQLVKSRLGKDDFIVEQHVTGRDYRIVVVGDEVIAAILREPASVEGDGVHSVAELVANKNAARRLNPHLWGRPIKYDDAARFQLERVGLDLCSVPPPGQRVLLSNSCSLSQGGDSIDVLEELHPSIKEACVRAVKAVPGLWFCGIDFLIEDHTRDLAEQRAGICELNAHAAIGNCEYPLYGAPRQVARTVIAQCVEHYGLNTHDKPADRLALKLTIRGRVTRVGYRTWLQRHARSFGLTGWVRNIDAQTVEAVLVGDAVPASALAAATVLGPRRARPTSVDTVHINSPAVTDFEILEHDPQERQDAR, from the coding sequence GTGACGCTACAGCTGACCCGCGTACGCGCAACGTCGTACCGACGGAGGCGTGACCACAACTTCCTGGTTCAGCTGCGGGGCGAGACCAGCGACGGCACCCAGTTGGAAGGCCTCGGTGACTGTCACCCGCGGGGTGCCCGCACCCGCGATAAGGCGCCACTGTCGTGGCAGCTAGTGGGCGACTGCCTGCAGCAGCTGGAAGAGCGACGCCTGACCGTCGACGATCCGGCGCAGGCGGCCCTCACCGTCCGTGAGGTGATGGCCGAGTGGAGCACCCTCGCCGAGACCTACCAGCAGCGGGCAGAAGAGCTGGCACGCGAACAGCGGCGGACCCAGTTCCGCAGCGGCCGCCCCAAGGCGGTCGCGAAGCGGCTGGCGAAGCGCACGCTGCGGGCCGTGTTCGACGCCGCCACCAGCTGGCGGCGCCCCCGCCCGTTCCACGGCACCCTGCTCGGGCTGGAGGCGGCGCTGGTTGACCTGGTCTCCCGAGCGATCGAGCGACCACCCGCCACACTGCTCGGCGAACGGGCTCACGGAGTGCTCCAGGCGATGCCACAGCCACCTGGCAGCCCGGACCGTCGCGAGGAGATCTTCGAAACGGTGCTCCGACGGGTGCTCGACTATGTTGCATTCCCGGCACCGGTCGCGCCCTCCCATGACGGCCGGCCCGCCACTGTCTACGACGAGGTTCAATTCCTGAAGCCGCTGGGTTCCAACGGCACTAAGGGGCACCTGCTGGAGCGGGAGGCGCTGGCGCTCGGGCTGCGCACCACCCGATTCTCCAAGGGTGCGTTCACCGCTACCGACGGTGAGCACCCGCCGCTGGTCTTCAAATGGAGCCGTTCACCGCGTTCCAGCGCGGTATCACTGGCGTTGTGCACCCACAAAGAAGCCACCCGGATGCGGCTGCGGCGGGCCGGGGTTCCGGTGCCGAAGGGGCGCACCTTCACCAACGGCGACTTCGCCTCAGCCCGGGCGTTCGCCGAGCGGATCGGCTACCCGGTCGTGGTCAAACCGGCGATGGGCGTACGCGGCATCGGCGTGGTCGCCAACATCGCTGACGAGCGAGAGCTCAACATCGCCTTCGACCAGCTCGTCAAGAGCCGGCTGGGCAAAGACGACTTCATCGTCGAACAACACGTCACCGGCCGCGACTACCGGATCGTGGTGGTCGGGGACGAGGTGATCGCCGCGATCCTGCGGGAGCCCGCCTCGGTCGAGGGCGACGGCGTCCACTCAGTGGCCGAGTTGGTCGCCAACAAAAACGCCGCCCGCCGGCTCAACCCGCACCTGTGGGGACGGCCGATCAAATACGACGACGCCGCCCGCTTCCAGCTGGAACGGGTCGGCCTCGACCTCTGCTCGGTCCCGCCACCGGGCCAGCGGGTGCTGCTGAGCAACTCCTGCAGTCTCTCGCAGGGCGGCGACTCCATCGACGTGCTCGAAGAGCTGCACCCGAGCATCAAAGAGGCCTGCGTCAGAGCCGTCAAGGCCGTGCCGGGGCTGTGGTTCTGCGGCATCGACTTCCTGATCGAGGACCACACCAGAGATCTGGCGGAGCAGCGAGCCGGGATCTGTGAGCTGAATGCCCACGCCGCCATCGGTAACTGCGAGTATCCCCTCTACGGCGCGCCCCGCCAGGTGGCGCGGACCGTCATCGCGCAGTGTGTCGAGCACTACGGGTTGAACACCCACGACAAGCCGGCGGACCGGCTGGCGCTAAAACTGACCATCCGCGGGCGGGTCACCCGGGTCGGTTACCGCACCTGGTTGCAGCGCCACGCCCGCTCCTTCGGGCTCACCGGGTGGGTCCGCAACATCGACGCCCAGACCGTGGAGGCGGTGCTGGTGGGCGACGCGGTGCCGGCGAGCGCGCTGGCGGCGGCCACTGTGCTCGGCCCTCGGCGCGCGCGCCCCACCTCGGTCGACACGGTCCACATCAACTCGCCCGCCGTGACCGACTTCGAGATTCTCGAGCACGACCCGCAGGAGCGCCAGGATGCCCGCTGA
- a CDS encoding acylphosphatase, producing the protein MGATTKGYRRAAKLALEGALLDVVAQMNGLSEADSSRTINEPGVARNFYPLPSELPGNLPVGQAPAAPGGDDWAYFIRSSGDIQVDLAWISDLTFRFEDSLSNRPLWLACPQVWDSRMAGTIVRELARFVQAIRPAARIYLEGLLRPQLRDELPALQRLANQELEGAGEISVVLGSEAESLEAVGQVLADGPLGGLSLDLRRWGTLTGIRAAASLMKNANPEAMVVVTAGQGGDVTSRMAHRLVEATLDIDRFHLDAVGWPRLVAAVSGDAPGLSTRQSLDLERLSGVVDRYCVLPEADGANEPVAGDGPNSYDSRGFDGAWELDSPLLLEAAALRQGLTTTHFSDMRTKRLSSRTFLAEHPETGIAAGFSGAESTLTSVAAAAVANRKGIARQILASEGLPVADGCYFSPDRLQDAYRWGLELGFPLVVKPAGGSKGAAVSTNIRSSTELSEALDRVAASRYAPSGAVVERFVKGGDYRILATPDSVLSVIRREPAAVVGDGHRNVSELILAANAARQLNPNLCKLLIQLDETSDWALTEQGLDRHSVPARGRRVWLRSVANLSQGGDSYEVFDSVHQSILDLATRAVAAVPGLPHAGLDMIIEDHQLPVTAQQVAIIELNSNPMLPMHHFPSFGHPRSVSAELVRRAMGWSQVDIDRVGDLTAHLAVSGHVQGVGFRRWFARAAGALGVTGWVRNEDSGDVTALLSGDPLRVTLLVRMATAGPSKADVMQVVARPTESSPTSSFEVLDG; encoded by the coding sequence GTGGGTGCCACTACCAAGGGTTATAGGCGGGCAGCAAAGCTAGCCCTGGAAGGTGCGCTGCTCGACGTTGTCGCACAAATGAACGGGCTGTCGGAAGCTGATTCTAGCCGGACTATCAATGAACCAGGCGTTGCTCGAAACTTCTATCCGCTTCCGTCGGAGCTGCCGGGGAATTTGCCCGTAGGCCAAGCGCCGGCCGCGCCTGGAGGCGATGATTGGGCTTACTTCATCCGCTCGAGCGGCGATATTCAGGTCGACCTGGCGTGGATCAGTGACCTTACATTCCGGTTCGAAGATTCGCTCTCGAACCGGCCCCTTTGGTTGGCATGCCCGCAGGTATGGGACAGTCGAATGGCTGGGACCATTGTTCGTGAACTGGCCCGTTTCGTGCAAGCAATCCGACCAGCGGCGCGTATCTATCTTGAGGGTCTGCTGCGGCCGCAGTTGCGGGATGAGCTGCCGGCGCTGCAGCGACTGGCGAACCAGGAGCTTGAGGGTGCGGGGGAGATATCCGTCGTCCTTGGGAGCGAGGCGGAGTCATTGGAGGCCGTTGGCCAAGTCCTGGCCGATGGGCCACTTGGCGGACTGTCGCTCGACCTCAGGCGGTGGGGGACGCTCACCGGGATTCGGGCGGCCGCTTCGTTGATGAAGAACGCGAACCCCGAAGCGATGGTGGTGGTGACGGCTGGGCAGGGCGGTGATGTAACGTCCCGAATGGCGCATCGCCTAGTCGAGGCAACACTGGATATCGATAGATTTCACCTGGATGCGGTAGGTTGGCCACGTCTCGTTGCCGCTGTCTCTGGCGACGCTCCCGGTCTGTCAACGCGGCAGTCGCTCGACCTTGAGAGACTCTCTGGGGTGGTGGACCGTTACTGTGTCCTACCCGAGGCCGATGGCGCCAACGAACCGGTGGCTGGGGATGGCCCCAACTCATATGACAGCCGCGGTTTCGACGGAGCATGGGAGTTGGATAGCCCGTTGTTGCTGGAGGCGGCGGCGCTGCGTCAGGGGTTGACGACGACGCATTTCTCCGATATGCGCACAAAGCGGTTGTCCAGTAGGACTTTCTTGGCCGAGCACCCAGAGACAGGGATCGCTGCGGGGTTCTCCGGAGCGGAGTCAACACTTACCAGCGTGGCTGCGGCGGCGGTCGCGAACCGTAAAGGTATAGCCAGGCAGATCCTCGCCTCTGAAGGGCTGCCGGTGGCTGACGGTTGCTACTTCTCTCCCGATCGACTGCAGGATGCCTACCGCTGGGGGCTGGAGTTGGGCTTCCCCTTGGTTGTGAAACCTGCGGGTGGTAGCAAGGGAGCTGCCGTTAGCACCAATATAAGGTCGTCGACCGAGCTTTCCGAGGCGCTCGATCGCGTGGCGGCGTCTCGCTACGCCCCGAGCGGCGCTGTGGTTGAGCGTTTTGTAAAGGGCGGAGATTATCGGATTCTGGCTACGCCAGACAGCGTTCTTTCAGTGATCAGGCGGGAACCGGCGGCGGTCGTGGGCGACGGTCACCGGAACGTGTCGGAGTTAATTCTGGCGGCGAACGCTGCGCGGCAACTCAACCCCAATCTGTGCAAGCTATTGATTCAGTTGGACGAAACATCTGACTGGGCGCTGACCGAGCAAGGCCTCGACCGCCATTCGGTCCCAGCACGAGGGCGACGAGTGTGGCTTCGGAGCGTCGCGAACCTAAGCCAGGGTGGGGACAGCTACGAGGTGTTCGACTCGGTGCATCAGTCGATCCTCGACCTCGCTACCCGGGCAGTTGCGGCAGTACCCGGACTCCCACACGCAGGGCTCGATATGATTATCGAGGATCACCAGCTACCAGTGACTGCGCAGCAGGTGGCCATCATAGAGCTGAACTCCAACCCGATGCTTCCGATGCACCATTTCCCGAGCTTCGGTCACCCTAGGTCCGTATCCGCGGAACTAGTGCGGCGCGCTATGGGCTGGAGCCAGGTAGATATCGACCGGGTAGGTGATCTCACGGCGCATTTGGCCGTTTCGGGTCACGTGCAAGGAGTAGGGTTCCGTCGATGGTTTGCTAGGGCTGCCGGCGCTCTCGGAGTGACTGGTTGGGTTCGCAACGAAGATTCCGGGGATGTCACGGCGCTTCTTTCCGGAGATCCATTGCGAGTGACCTTGCTGGTAAGGATGGCGACCGCCGGGCCGTCGAAGGCTGATGTGATGCAGGTGGTGGCCCGACCGACCGAGTCGAGCCCTACGTCCAGTTTCGAGGTCCTTGATGGATAG